CTCGTGGGTCGAGAGAACCAAGGTGGCCTCCTCGCGCCACTGGTGCACTAAGGTCTTGAGGATGCGGTCGCGCGAGATCAGGTCGATGCCCGCCAGCGGCTCGTCGAGCAAGAACAGCCGAGCCTCGCGGGCGAGCACCATGGCCAGCCGCAGCCGGGCCCGCTGGCCGCGTGACATCGAGCGCGAGGGGCGGGCAGGCACCTCGAGAAAGGCCAGCAACTCCCTGTAGCGCGTCCGGTTGAAATCGGGGTAGAGCCCCTGCATCAGCCGCTCGCCGTCGGCGGGCGAGAGCCAGGGATAGGTTTCGGCGTCGGAGAGGTAGGCCACGTAGGCCCGCATGGCCCTGGGCTTGCCACCCAGCACCTCCACCCTGCCCTGGCTAGGCACCAGCAACCCGGCCAGCAGCTTCAGCAAGGTGGTTTTGCCCGCTCCGTTGAGGCCCAGCAGCCCGATGGCCTGCCCTTGGGGCAGCTCGAGGCTCACCCCGTGCAGCCCCTCCCTCCCGCCGTAGCGCTTGCTGACAGCCTCGAGCTTCGCCAGCAAGCCAGAGGCCGTAGCCCCACTACTCATCCGCCACCTCCTTCAAAGCCCGCTGGGCCTCCTCCTTGCTCAAGCCCAGGGCCCGCGCCTCGGCCAGGAAGCGCCGCGCGGCTTCGACCAACAGGGAATGCCTGAGGCGCTGCACTTCGACATCCTCCCTGACAAAGGTGCCCAGCCCGCGCCGGGTTTCGCTCAAGCCCTCGCGCTCGAGCTCGCCGAAGGCGTGGATGACGGTGTTCGGGTTGACCTTGAGTTCGGTCGCCAAGTCCCGTGCCGACGGAAGCTTGTCCCCTGGCTTGAGTTTTCCGTTCGCCAGCATACGTTTCACCCCTTGAACGATCTGCGCGTAGATCGGTCCGGCTTCAGCATTGAGTTGCCACACGCTACCCACCCCCTACGCCAAACCCATCCGAGGATGGGGGGTTGGCATGGTTTCAGGGGCCTGCAAAACTGTGAGCGCTACAGTCCACACACCTGGCCTCCGAAGCCCACCCGCTCCAGCGCCGTACTGCCAAAGCGCGCTCTCAGCCGCTCGAGCCGCAGCGCAGCTTCCCCCCACGCTCCGGAAACGGGCTGGGTTTTTGACATTATTTGAACCATTTGATCCTCCTGAATAGTGCACTAGCTATCTAGTACACTAGATCAAAAGGGAGAGAAGTGTCAATAGCTTTCGCTAAACAACTGGCAGCCAACTGCCAAGCGCGAGGCGCCCTTACGAGATCAATGGGGCCGCGCCCGCCTCGAGGACGGTACAGCCCCCTTCCCAGGAGGCAGGTGCCCAGCGGGTCTTCGCCGGTATGAACCTCTCCCTGCTCCTGGGGGCGCGGGCGCTCGAGCGGCTGATGAACTATCAGACTAAGGCCATGCCGAGAACCCGGATGTGGCCGTCTCCGTCCATGGGAGTGAACACCAGATCGCCCCCTACGGTTCAGCGACCGGGCTCGAGCGACAGCCGCTCGCGCACCGGGTAACCTTCGGTGCGCATGGGCAGATAAGCCCCTTTCTGCCACATGGATAAGAGGTCGTCGAAGTGGGCCGAGAGCAGGTTCCCCGACTGGCCCATGGGATGGATGAAGCGGGAGTTATTCAAATCGCCCAGATCCACCACCTGGCGATAGCTGGGGCCGTGGGACTGCTCGAAGGTCTTGGCGTTGTAAGGCCCCACGTTGACGGTGTAGCGGTCGCCGCCGAAGGCCACCCTGCGGTCGGAGAAGCGCCTCAGGGGGCTGTTGGTGAGGATGGGGTGATCGAAGACGGCCTGGTGCAAGCGGCCCCAGGCCGGGGGGTCGTCACCCAAGCGGTCGAGGGCGGTGTCAAGGGCCAGGGCGGCAAAGTCTAAGCAACTCTCGACGACCTCGGTATCCTTCTGGTCGCAGTTGGGGTCACCCGACTGCATGGCTTGCAGCAGGTAGCGGGGCTCGTCCCAGAACTCCTGACCCACTTCCTTCGCGGGCAGGCGGCTGAGCTCGGTGTACCAAGCCTGGAAGACCGTCGCCTCGACCGAGTCGGGCCGCATGTTGCCGTCCCAGGCTAGCAGTCGGGCCTTCCAGGTATTGGCCCGCTCGGAGAGCGCGCTCAACGCCTGCAGCAAGGGCCGGAAATCACGGTAGAGCAGCGAGTACTGATCCTGCTGGATGGCCTGCATGTCCTCGGGGCTGAGCTTCTGCTTGGCCAGGATCAACTGGCGAATGCGCTCAGCCCGCAAGGGTTCGGCCCACTCCAGCGACATCTGGTTGGGGTAACCCGGCGGCAACACCCGGTTATTGGCCGTGACGATAAAGCCTTCCTTCGGGTTGAGCACCTTAGCCCAGCGCTCGAAGGGCACGTAACCCTGCCAGTCGAAGCTGCCGTCGCCGGGAACGGGGGTGAGGCCGCTGTGCCCAGCCCTGCGGATGGGGAACTTGCCCGGCGCGATATAGCCGATGTTGCCGTCCACGTCGGCGTAGACGAAGTTCTGGCTAGGGGTGGAGTAGCGCGAGAGGGCCTCGGTGAACTCGGCCCAGTTCTTCGCGCGGTTGATGCCCACGAAGGCCTCGAGCAGCCGGTCCTGCGCGTCGAGTGCGGTCCAGCGCAGGGCCAGGGGCTTGCCGCCAGGCACGTCGCCCACCACGTCGGAGATCACCGGCCCGTAGACGCTCTCGCGCACCCTCAGGTTCACGTCGGGCTGGCCTTTAACCCTGATCACCTCGTTGCGAATGCGGTAGGGCTCGAGCCGCCCCTTGTAGCGGTAGCCAGTCGAGGCGCTGTCCTCCAGCACGTAGAGGTCCTGCACGTCGGCGCCCACGTTGGTCACACCCCAAGCGATACGGTCGTTGTGCCCGATCACCACGCCGGGAACCCCGGGCAGCGTGGCCCCGATGGCGTTGTAGCCGGGGGCCTCGAGGTGGGCCAAGTACCACAGCGAGGGCACCCCCAGGCCCAAGTGGGGGTCGTCGGCCAGCAGGGGCTTGCCGGTGGTGGTGCGCGAACCCGCGATGACCCAGTTGTTCGAGGCCTCCATGAAGCGTGGGATCGCGGCGGCAAGCTGCAACAGCGCCTCCGCCTGGAGCTGCACAGATGCTTCGGGCTTGGGTGCAGGGCTGGGGGTGGGCGCAGAAGCAGGCTCAGACAAGGGAGGCAGGTCGGCAGCCTGGAGGATGGTCACGCCGTTGGCCGGGTAGGGCGGCAGGAGCTGGGCCAGCCGTTCGGGCTTGACCCCCCTGGCCAGCAGCCGATAGCGCTTGAGCTCTTCTTCCCAATTGGCCGAGAGGTCGTAGGCCATCATCTTGGCCCACACCAGCACGTCGGCGGGCTTCCAGGGCTCGGGCCTGAAGCCCAACAGGCGGTACTCCAGGGGGAGGGGGGGGTTGGTCTTCAAGTAGGCGTTGATCCCGGCAACATAGGCGTCCACGATCGCCTTGCCCTCGGGGGAAAGGCTGTCATAGGCCTGCTCGGCAGCGCGGTAGAAGCCCCAGGTGCGCAGGAACTTGTCTTGGTTGAGGGTAGCCGGGCCCACTACCTCCGACAGCCGCCCGGCACCCACCCGACGCTGGAACTCCATCTGCCACAGCCGGTCCTGAGCGTGCACCACCCCCAGCGCAAAGAACAGGTCCTCCTCGCTCTGGGCCTTGAGGTGCACCACCCCGCTGGGCTCACGCAGCACCTCCACCGGAGCCATCAAGCCTTGCAGGGCCAGGCGACCACTGTGCTGGGGCAGGGTAGCTCCCCTCAACCACAGCCACCCTACTCCTCCAGCGAGGACCACCAAGACGACGACAAACAGCAGCAGGCGACCCAAAAAGCGCAGCAGTCGGCGCATTGTACCTCCTTTTACTGGGTACAAGTATACGCCCAGGATGAACAATGTTTAGCAGGGTCGATAGCCGATAGCCAAACAAAGCAGCTTGTGCCTCCCTTGCTAAGGAGGCATCCCCGCAGGTACCTTCCCAGCGCGCACCACAGATTGTGAGCCTATCGCGGAAGGCTTAGCGCTTCCCGTCGGCGGGAAGTGGAGCCGTCTCTCCTCTCCAGAAGGCCACCCCGCCCGAGGTGCGACGGTCGAGGAAGAGCTCGACCGTGTTGCCGTCGGGGTCTTGCAAGCACAGCACCCAGGCGATGCCGCGGTCCTCGAGCCCGTACCGTACCCCCTCGAGCTCCACAAACCTGCGTGCAGCCTCGAAGTCCTCGGGCGTAGTCACGGCGAAGCCCAGGGTGACGGGCCCGGTGGGTTCGCCCTCAGTCAGGGCTAGCTCGAAGTGGGCCTCGTTCTCGGAGGAGACCAGCAGTGAGGTTTGGTCGAAGCGCTCACAGAGCTGAAGGTCGAGGAAGCGGGTGTAAAAGGTAACGGCGGCCTCGAGCTGCCGCACCTTGAGGTGGACGTAGGCCAAGCGGGTCGCGTACATCTTCAGGCATTCTCGAATACCCGGCGCTCAAGGTCAAACCCGGCCCCGAAGAATTACCCAGGGCAGTTCTACCGAATCCACACGCCGCAGCATACATGGGGGGAACGCGGTTAGACTTAGGTCGGGGAGTGATGCAGAGTGAGGCTCGAGTTCAGGGAAAACGGTCCCATCGTGATCGAAACCGGCGGACGCTGTGTTTTCCGCGACGCACGGGGAGAGCGGGTCATTGAAAAACCCAGGGTTTCGCTGTGCCGCTGCGGGGGCTCGGGCAACAAGCCCTTCTGCGACGGCAGTCACAAGACCAACGGCTTCGCAGCCCCGGCAACCGTGATTGAGTTCGACGAGAAGTTGGTGCTCGATGCTTCCAGGCTCTGAGGTGTGACGATGTGCGCTTGTTTCGTCTTCTGAGCAGCTCAGGCTCACATTTCACCAAGCTGGAACAGGGTTAGATTGCCTGGGGGTATCGATTATGGCTATGCGCTATCGCAAACTCGGAAAGTGGGGCATCAAGGTATCGGAGATCTCGCTGGGGGCCTGGACCACCTACGGCGACGCGGTCAAGGACCTCAAAACCATCAAGCAGATCGTCAAGTTGGCCTATGACGGGGGCGTGAACTTCTTCGACAACGCCGATGCTTATGCCAAGGGGCAGGGCGAGGAGATGATGGGCAAGGTCCTCGCCGACTTCCCCCGCCACACCCTGGTGCTCTCCACCAAGCTCTTCTGGCCCATGTCCGACGACGTCAACGACCGGGGGCTCTCGCGCAAGCACATCCACGAGAGCATCCAGCGCAGCCTGAGGCGCATGGGCACCGACTACGTAGACCTGTACTTCTGTCATCGCTATGACCCGGAGACGCCCATGGAGGAGATCGTCTCGAGCATGAGCAACCTCGTCGACCGCGGCCTCATCCTGTACTGGGGCACCTCCGAGTGGCCCGCCGCCCGCATCGTCGAGGCAGTGCAGGTCGCCAGGGCCGGGGGCTGGCACCCGCCGGTGGTCGAACAGCCGCAGTACTCCATGCTCGCCCACGACCGCTTCGAGCAAGAGATCCTGCCCGAGCTCGAGCGCTACGGTATGGGCGCAGTGGTCTGGAGCCCTTTGGCCCAAGGCATGCTCACCGGGCGCTACGACAAGGGTATCCCCAAGGGCAGCCGCTTCGAACGCTACCCGCAGTTCGCCAACCGCTTCCTGACCGAGGAAAACCGCAAGAAGGTCAAGGCCCTGAAGAAGGTGGCCGACTCCTTAGGGCTCAGCCGCACCCAGCTCGCCCTGGCTTGGGTTCTGCGCCAGAAGGGGGTTAGCAGCGCCATCACCGGCGCCACCAAACCCGAGCAGATCCAAGAAAGCCTCGGCGCTGCCGGGGTGGAGCTGCCGCCAGAGGCCCTGGAGCAAATCGAGGGCATTCTCAACCCGGCGAAGTGACGTCTTGCTGTGCCGCGTCTCGCGTTTGGTGTTTGGCGCCCAATTCACGACGCCAGCGGCAGGTGGCACAGCCACACCCCGCTCCGCGCCCGCCATCCCTCGGGCAACTCCACGTTGGGCGGCAGGGGCACCGAGATCACCTTCTGCCCAACGATCTCGAACTCGAGCGCGGTGAACAGCCGGTCGAGCGCTTGGCCCAGGCGACGGGTCTCGAGCGGGTTGAAGCGCAGGCGCTCGAGGTGGGCCTCGAGGCTCTTCAGGCCCGCGTAGGGCCACAGCTCGGCCACGTCGCGCTGGCGCCGCGGCGGCCCAATCAGCAACTCGGCCAGCACCAGGCCCAAGCCAGGGTGTTCTTTCTGGAGCCGTTCGGGATCAAACTCCAACGCCAGCTCGAGATGAACCTCGACGTCTTCCCAAACTTCGGTCTTTCGACGCTCCATACTTCAGCCTGCAATGGCCATAGCCAAGATGTCAAGCGGGAATAA
The window above is part of the Calidithermus timidus DSM 17022 genome. Proteins encoded here:
- a CDS encoding VOC family protein, whose amino-acid sequence is MYATRLAYVHLKVRQLEAAVTFYTRFLDLQLCERFDQTSLLVSSENEAHFELALTEGEPTGPVTLGFAVTTPEDFEAARRFVELEGVRYGLEDRGIAWVLCLQDPDGNTVELFLDRRTSGGVAFWRGETAPLPADGKR
- a CDS encoding ATP-binding cassette domain-containing protein, with amino-acid sequence MSSGATASGLLAKLEAVSKRYGGREGLHGVSLELPQGQAIGLLGLNGAGKTTLLKLLAGLLVPSQGRVEVLGGKPRAMRAYVAYLSDAETYPWLSPADGERLMQGLYPDFNRTRYRELLAFLEVPARPSRSMSRGQRARLRLAMVLAREARLFLLDEPLAGIDLISRDRILKTLVHQWREEATLVLSTHEVAEAEGIFDRAIFLKEGRVVLDASAEELRARGRSVREAFMEVLA
- a CDS encoding aldo/keto reductase family protein; the protein is MRYRKLGKWGIKVSEISLGAWTTYGDAVKDLKTIKQIVKLAYDGGVNFFDNADAYAKGQGEEMMGKVLADFPRHTLVLSTKLFWPMSDDVNDRGLSRKHIHESIQRSLRRMGTDYVDLYFCHRYDPETPMEEIVSSMSNLVDRGLILYWGTSEWPAARIVEAVQVARAGGWHPPVVEQPQYSMLAHDRFEQEILPELERYGMGAVVWSPLAQGMLTGRYDKGIPKGSRFERYPQFANRFLTEENRKKVKALKKVADSLGLSRTQLALAWVLRQKGVSSAITGATKPEQIQESLGAAGVELPPEALEQIEGILNPAK
- a CDS encoding penicillin acylase family protein is translated as MRRLLRFLGRLLLFVVVLVVLAGGVGWLWLRGATLPQHSGRLALQGLMAPVEVLREPSGVVHLKAQSEEDLFFALGVVHAQDRLWQMEFQRRVGAGRLSEVVGPATLNQDKFLRTWGFYRAAEQAYDSLSPEGKAIVDAYVAGINAYLKTNPPLPLEYRLLGFRPEPWKPADVLVWAKMMAYDLSANWEEELKRYRLLARGVKPERLAQLLPPYPANGVTILQAADLPPLSEPASAPTPSPAPKPEASVQLQAEALLQLAAAIPRFMEASNNWVIAGSRTTTGKPLLADDPHLGLGVPSLWYLAHLEAPGYNAIGATLPGVPGVVIGHNDRIAWGVTNVGADVQDLYVLEDSASTGYRYKGRLEPYRIRNEVIRVKGQPDVNLRVRESVYGPVISDVVGDVPGGKPLALRWTALDAQDRLLEAFVGINRAKNWAEFTEALSRYSTPSQNFVYADVDGNIGYIAPGKFPIRRAGHSGLTPVPGDGSFDWQGYVPFERWAKVLNPKEGFIVTANNRVLPPGYPNQMSLEWAEPLRAERIRQLILAKQKLSPEDMQAIQQDQYSLLYRDFRPLLQALSALSERANTWKARLLAWDGNMRPDSVEATVFQAWYTELSRLPAKEVGQEFWDEPRYLLQAMQSGDPNCDQKDTEVVESCLDFAALALDTALDRLGDDPPAWGRLHQAVFDHPILTNSPLRRFSDRRVAFGGDRYTVNVGPYNAKTFEQSHGPSYRQVVDLGDLNNSRFIHPMGQSGNLLSAHFDDLLSMWQKGAYLPMRTEGYPVRERLSLEPGR
- a CDS encoding GntR family transcriptional regulator, with amino-acid sequence MGSVWQLNAEAGPIYAQIVQGVKRMLANGKLKPGDKLPSARDLATELKVNPNTVIHAFGELEREGLSETRRGLGTFVREDVEVQRLRHSLLVEAARRFLAEARALGLSKEEAQRALKEVADE
- a CDS encoding CDGSH iron-sulfur domain-containing protein, encoding MRLEFRENGPIVIETGGRCVFRDARGERVIEKPRVSLCRCGGSGNKPFCDGSHKTNGFAAPATVIEFDEKLVLDASRL